From Halorientalis litorea:
CGTCGTCTGTGTCGACCCGGACGACGAGACGACGGACCACGCGGCACTCGTCGCCTACGAAACCGGCCCGAACGAGTGGGTTGGGACGTGGACGTTCGACACCGACAAGACACGCCGAATCAATCGGTACATCGAGCGAACCCTCTGACGGAGCCGGCGGTTGGTGACCAACTGTTTGCATCTCGTGGTGAAATCGAGAGATTCTTTCAGTCGAGAGTCACAACAGTTATATCGGAGAGTGTGTGACGTGTAGTCATGCCAATACCGTCGGACCCGGCACCGCAGGACGCCGACGAACAGCTCTACGAGTGTGTAGACTGCGGGGCACGGGTCTGTAGTGACGAACGGGTCACCGCGTGCCCCGAGTGCGAGGGGCGGGTGCAGAACATCAGCCGTCCCCGGCCAGAGTGAGGACCTGACCGCGCCGTCAGGGGGAGAGCGTCACCGTGACCGTGTTGCCAGTCGGACTACTTCTGTCGAAGGTAATTGTCCCGTCCGAGCGGTGGACGACCCAGTAGACCAGCCACAGGCCGAGTCCCGAGGTGTGATAGATGTCCTCCATCTCTCGCTTGCCGGTCAGGACCTGTATCTCTTGCTCGGGAATCGGCGGGCAAGCGTCCTGGACTGACACCTCGACCACCTCCGGGTACGGCTGAACGATTACCTCTACCTCGCCGTCAGTCTCGGGATGACACTGAATCGCGTTCTCGATGAGTTCGATGACCGCGAGGCCGAACTGGTGGTGTGCACTCGCCGACACCGACTCGGGGGCGGTCAAGTCGATACGTGCCGACGGGAACCGCTCTCGCACGGTGTCGACGGCGTCGACGACTGTCTCGGTCAGGTCGAGTCGTTCCCGCCCCTTGGAGTCGGTGAGCAGTTCGATTATCCGTCGCTGTTTCTCGGCCGTCTCGATGAGTGTCTCGCACGTCTCCCGGATAGCCTCCGCACTCGCCGTGGCGTCACCGCGTCCGTTGGTTATCATCTCGGCGTGACCGAGGACGACACTCAACTCGTTCCGGAGGTTGTGCCGGAGGAGGTTGTCCATCACCGTGAGTTGCTGGCGACGGCCGCGGCGGTCGGTCACGTCGCGGCTGAACCCGGCGATGCGGACCACGTCACCGTCGTTGACGACGGGCTGACCCCGCACCGAGACCCACACGTCGTAGTTCATGTCCGGGTTCACCCGGTGTTCTACGTCGACGGATTCACCGGCGGAGAGGCGAGCCATCGCGTCCTCGACGAGCGAGCGGTCGTCGGGGTGAATACGGTCGAGGAAGGCCGTCGGGTTGTCGCGGAGTGTCAACCTCGACCCCCCGTAGACCTCCTCGTAGGCCGGATTGATGAAGAGCAGTTCCGACCACTCGGCGTCGAACATCCACAGCACGTCGTTGACCGTCCGCGTGAGTTCGGTGAGGCGTGCTTCCGTGTTCATCTGCTCGCTGATGTCGCGCGAACTGACGACGTAGCCACCGAGCGTGGAGTTCCGGAGGTTCGAGAGGCGCGATTCGAGCCACACCCACGACCCGTCCGTGGTACGGTGACGATAGCGGACCGTCTCGGTCGTCTCCGCCTCGGCAGTGATGACCCGCTCGAACACTGCGCGCGCCCTCGTCACGTCGTCCGGGTGAATGTACTCGAAGGCACACTCGCCGACGAGTTCGTCCGGGTCGAACCCCAGAATCCGGTCGGCCGCGGAGTTCACCCACACGAACTCGCCGGTTCTGTCGACGACGACTACCTTGTCCTGCGTGTACTCGAGTAGCGACGCGACATCGCCGTCGACGGCCATGACATTATATTTCACAGTCTGTGATTAAAACGGTTTGGGCGGTGGGGAATCTCACTCTCGCGGACCCCTCAAGCACCGCCGAGGAGTCGGTACACTCGGCCGGTGGTCCCGCGTGGGCCGCTGTTCTCCGTCGTACAGAGGTACAGTTCGCCGTCTCTGTCACGGCCGAAGGCGAGTGCGTTCGACGGAACCGGCCCCGCCGTCGTGTCCAGCGTGGGGGTCGACACCGACCACAGTCCCGCGTCGCTGGGCCGTGCGACGAACAGCGTCCCCGAGAGTCGGTAGTCACCGAACACGTACGTTCCGCGGAGCGACGGCATCGCGTCCCCGCGGTAGCGATAGCCGCCGATAACCGCCACACCGGTCGGGCCGTCACCGCCGTGGCTGTACTCGATTATCGGGTCACGTAGCGGGGTGCCGTCCGGCGTCTCGGCGGGACACGAGTTCGCGCCGTAGCAGTGTGTCCCCTCTCTGACGTTCCAGCCGTAGTTCCCGCCGGCGACGACACGGTTCACCTCCTCGAAATCCTGTTGGCCCACGTCGGCGACGTACAGGTCGGTGCCGTCGAAGGAGAGACGCCACGGGTTTCGAAAGCCCCACGCGTAGTGTTCGTCGAGTCCGGCCGACCCGACGAGCGGGTTGTCCTCGGGGACGCCGTACGGTCTGTCACCGCCCCGCTGGTCCACGTCGATTCGGAGGACGCTCCCGAGCAAGTTCGATTCCACGTCCTGCCCGTTGCCGCCGTCGGTACCGTCGTACCAGTCGTCGACGTGGCCGGGTCCGGCGTCGCCGCCGCCACCGCCGTCGCCGACGGCGACGTAGAGGTACCCGTCCGGCCCGAACGCGAGCGCGCCGGCGTTGTGGTTGCGCTGTGGCTCCGGAATCTCCAACAGCCGCCGCTCGGTACCGGGGTCGACGCGGGCCGCACCGGCGTCGGCCGTGAACTCCGAGAGGACGAACGTGTGGTCGAACCCCTCCGGCATTCCGTCCCGCAGTGGCGCGCTGTACCGGGCGTAGAGCCGTCCGTTGTCGGCGAAGTCCGGGTGGAACGCGAGGCCGAGCAACCCGCGCTCGTCGTACCCGGGGTTCAGCGAGACGAGGCGGTCCCGCACGTCGAGATACGACCGGTCCCTGACGCCGTCGCCGTCGAAGACGTCGACGACGCCACGCTGGTCGACGACGAACCGCCGGTCGTCGCCGGGGACCGTCTCGACGCCGAGCGGTGCGGCGAACCCACTGGCGACCGGTTCGGCGCGGACGACAGCCGGGATATCGTCGCCCGAGTCCGCGGAGTCACCCGAGGGCGACGACTGGCACCCGGCGAGGCCCACCGACAGCGCGAGGGCACCGTCACGAAGCAGTTCGCGGCGAGTCCGACCCATGGGTACCACACAGGGAAGTGACCGCAAAAGTGTTCACGATACGTGGCCCGACACGGGAGAAACACATATTTCCTCGGACGTGCAAGCACAGGCTATGCGAGTAAGAGATAAACCCGCGACGCCGACCCCGAGTTGGTTGCTCGGTGCGTTGCTGTTGGTCTGTGGCCTCGCGTTTATCGTCGACTTCCTGAGTCTCGCCACGTACTCCCCAGCAGTCGTGAACGCACCCCTCTCGGTCTGGGCCGTCCCCGCCGCCGGTGTCGCCGGCGGTGCGGTCCTCATCGGCATCGGCGTCGCCGCCGTCCTCCACTCCTCCGGTCGCATCGAACTCCCCGTCGAGTTCAACTGACCACCCTCCACACGGGTTCTCCTGCAGTCTCGCGGACCGGTAGCCTGCGCTCTTCGAGTCGCCACACCGGTTTTTTGCTGACGACACTCTTATTTGTTAGACGTGTCTAAACCACGTACGAATGCTGAGCGACGTGATGGAGGACTACCTCAAAGCGGTCTACGAACTCCAGCGCGACGGCGAATCGCCGGTGGGGAACTCGGCGGTGGCGGAGTATCTCGACGTGACGTCCCCGACGGTGACGAGTATGATGGAGAAACTCGCCGACAGGGGGTTGGTGACCAGAGAGAAGTACGCGGGCGTGGAGTTGACCCCGGAAGGCGAGACGGTCGCGGTCGAAATCATCCGGCACCACCGTCTCCTCGAATCGTTTCTCGTCGAGCAGTTGGACTACGAGTGGACGGACGTACACGACGAGGCGGACGTGCTGGAACACCACATCAGCGAGGAACTGGAGGCTCGCATCGCGGAGGCCCTGAACGACCCGCGGGTCGACCCGCACGGCGACCCGATTCCCGCGGCGACGCTGGAACCGCCGGGGGACGACGACGCGCAACCGCTCTCGGAGTTCGCCGTGGGTGACCGCGTGGTCGTCGAGCGAGTCCGTGACCGTGACGAGGAGGAACTCCAGTACCTCTCGGACGCGGGAATCGTCCCGGGGCGGGAACTCGTCGTCACCGAGCAGGCACCCATCGGGATGGTCACCGTACGCCACGACGACGGCGAGCAACATCTCCCGGCGGCCGTCGCCGCGAACATCGGTGTGAGTCCCGCCGACGCGACTGACAGTGCCGGACAGCCGGCCGAACCGGGCGCATGACCGGGTTCCTCGAAGTCGCGCTCGTCGCCCTGACTGCACAGTTAGCCGTACTGCCGGGCGAGAAGGTTCAGTTCCTCATCGCCGCCCTCTCGACGCGGTACAGCCCCGTCGTCGTCGTCTCGGCGGCGGGGGCGGCCTTCGCCGGGTGGACCGCGCTCGAAATCTGGTTCGGGAACGCGCTCCGGGGCGCGCTCCCGACGGTGGCCCTCGACGCCATCACTGCCATCCTGTTTTTCGTCTTCGCCGTCCTGCTCGTCCGGTCGGCACCCGCGTCCGGCGAGGACCCGATAGACACCGACGGGAGCGGCATCGCCGCCGTCGAGGAGTACGAACTCCCCGTCGTCGGGAGCCTCCCGTCGTCGTTCGGGAGTTTCGTTCCCATCTTCGCCATGATGGCGACGGGCGAGTTCGGGGACAAGACCCAACTCGTGACGATTAGCCTCGCGCTCCAGTACGGCGCGAACCCGGCCATCTGGGTGGGCGAGATGGCGGCCATCATCCCGGTGAGTATCGCCAACGCCGTCTTCTTCCACAAGTTCTCCCACCGGTTCAACGTCCGCAAGGCCCACCTGTTCGGTGCCGGCTTGTTCGCCTTCTTCGCCGCCGACACCGTGCTGGCACTGCTGACCGGGTTCTCCGTCTGGGAGACTGTGGTGGGAACGCTCAGCGGCCTCCTCCTCGCGGCGATTTAGCGGTCGCCCGTCGTCGCTCCGTCCGCCTGCTCCGCTGGTGTCTCGTCGGCCGACGCGTCGAACACGATAGCGACGACCGACCGGGACCCGTGCCGCCTGACCACCAACACCATGTTGAGCGTGAAGACGGCGGCACCGACCGAGAGGAGGACACCGGCGACGGCGACCACGGTTGGGGGGAGCGGGACCAGTCCGGCGACGACCAGCAGGGCAGTCCCGGCACCGATGGCGACGAAATCGACGGCCGCGAGGCGGGCGTCGTAGAGGTCGTCGACCATCGGGACGCTCTCGAAGCCGATGCGGTCGCTGTACCGGTGGATCCAGACGATGAACGGCACGATGTGATAGAGCGTGCCCAGCACGACGAAGCCGACGACGCCGGCGGCGAGGAGGTGTGCCGTCCCGGGCGCGCCGTACAGCACGCCCGGGCGAGTCGGGTCCCGGAACCACGGCCCGACGGTCAGGAGCGACCACGCGGCCATCCCGAGGGCGACGACGTACCGCGAGAGCATCGGCGTCCAGTCCACCGGCGTCTCGGCGAGTCGCCGCGCGAGGACGACGGCGAACCCGAACACGGCGACGACGACGAGGACGCCGCCACCCCGGGCGAGCCACAGAACGTCCGCGAGACGGCCCGCCGAGAGCGCGAGGACACCGACCGGGTAGCCGACCGATTCGACGGTTCGGATGGTGGTGTCGACGCCGTGCAGGTCCGTCTGCGTGAACATCGTCCCGAGTTGGTAGAGCGCGCCGATGACCGTCGTCAGGACGCCGCCGAACAGCGCGAGCGTGACGTGCGCGCCGAGGACCCGTCCCCGAGTGACCGGGAGTCCGGTGAGGAGCGGCCACGCCGCGTCGACTGCGAGGAGGTGGCCGAGTGCCGTCGCCAGCACGAAGAACGCGAGCGCGAGCGCGAAGTGTCGCTCCGTCACGTCGTAGCCGTCCTGTCCGGCGAGCGTGCGGCCGACGTTGTACGCGAAGACCCAGAACCCCGCGAGGAGCAGGCCCCCCGCCGGAGCGAGCAGGCGGAACCACCCGGTGAGAAACCCCGTAGCGAGACCGAGCAGACCGGCGACGGCGAGCCACAACTGGAGGGTCGCGAGTCGCTTAGAGTGTAGTTCCGTCCCGGACCACACCGGGACGAACTGCGTCATGGCTCCCATGATGGTGAGACAGACCCACCCGACCAGCAGGAGGTGGACGTGGGCGAGTCGCGGCGTCCCGGGCGCGACGCCGACGGCGTCCAAGCCGCCGAGCACCGCACCGGCGAGCAGGAAGGCGAGTGCGACGAGGAAGTGTCTGAGCGGGACGGTCATCGGCGGCTGACTCCCCGTGTCGATGTCGCCGGGAATCGCGCTCATACGTCGTCCGTCGGTGCCGCCCGCCCGAATCCCTGTATCCGAATATATTCGGGTAGACGGGGCGGCAGTACCCGCCGACGGCCACCCCGGACAGCGTGGGCCGTCGGCGGGTGTGGACGACGTGGCCGTCGCGTTTTTTACACGTCTCGTCGAACGGTCGGTATGGCACTCGTCGATAACCTCGTGGTATTCGTCGTCAGTCTCCTCGTTGGCGCGCTCGGCATCCACATCGGTGCCACCGTCATCACCGGGACGCGCGACTACGCCTACGCCGTCACCACGGCACTCATCGGGGCACTCGTCTGGGGCATCGTCGGCTTCCTCGTCGGTGGCATCCCGCTGGTCGGCCCGGCACTCGTCCTGCTCTCGTACCTCGCGGTCATCAAGTGGCGGTACCCCGGTGGCTGGCTGAGTGCTGGCGGTATCGCGCTCGTCGCGTGGGTAGCGACGCTCGCCGTCCTCTACGTCCTCGCAACCGCGGGCGTCACCGAGTTCGGAGCCGTCGGTGTGCCGGGCGTCTGAGTGGGCACCCCTCCGTAAAATATACAATAACTGGTATTTTCCCCCTCGTTTATCACCGCGATCGTGGTAGTTCGAAGGTATGTCCATCGAAGAACTCGAATCGACGGGGATAGAGCGGATGGACGGCGACGAGATAGACGGGTTCCTGTCGGGACAGCGCGTCGGCGTCCTCGGACTCCCGTCCGAGAACGGCCCGTACATGATTCCGCTGTCGTTCGGGTACGACGGCGAGTCGAGTCTGTACTTCGTGTACCTCCTCGGGGCGAACAGTCGCAAAGAGGAGTTGACCGAACGGGCCGAGACTGCGACGTTCCTCGTGTACGACGCCACGGCCAGTTTCATGTGGGAGAGCGCGCTCCTGTCGGGAACCGTCGAGGAAGTGCCGGAGTCGGAGTGGGACGAGTCCAACGAGGCACTGAAAACCGCGTGGCGGCCGGACGTGTTCGAGAGTGCCGCGCTGTCGCGGGGCGTCAAAGTGTACCGGTTCGAAATCGAGGACCGGACCGGACTCAAACACACCGGCCTCCCGCCGGCCCTCGAACCCGAGGAGTGACCGGCGACGGCGGGCACTCTCGCCGGTTGCGACGGGCGAGGACTGTCCCGAACGTTCGGGACAGAGACGTGTGCCAGTCGCGTGATTTAAGCGGTACCGACGGTTGCGAGACGACAACCACGTGGTTTCACTCGACTCCCTCCTCGGCGACGATGCCGCCGTCCTCGACGACCGGAATTTCCGACTGTTGCTATTGGCGAACATTCCCCCGGTCGTTGGGACGGCACTCCTGTCGCCGGTGCTGGATTCGCTCATCGAACCGTTCGGGACGACGGCGGCGAACGTCGGCCTGATGATTTCGCTGTTCACCGCGCCGGGCATCGTCATCGTCCCGGTAGCGGGTGTCCTCGCGGACCGGTACGGGCGCAAACCGATTCTCGTCACCGCGCTCCTGCTGTTCGGACTGACCGGGACTGCCATCGCGTTCACGACGGACTTCCGCGTCGCGCTCGGGTTGCGCCTCCTACAGGGCATCGGCTTCGCGGGTATCGTGCCGACGCTCATCACGAGCATCGGTGACCTGTACGCGGGGTCCCGGGAGGCGATGGCGCAGGGGCTTCGCTTTACCGTCTCCGGCCTGAGTCAGGCCGCGTTCCCGCTGCTCGCCGGGGTCCTGGTCGCGGCGGCGTGGCAGTACCCCTTCCTCTTGTACGCCGTGGCGTTCCCGATAGCGGCGTTCGTGTACGTCGGGTTCGACGAACCGACCGCGGTCGACTCGACGACGGAAGCGGCAGACGGCGGCACGGAGCAGTCGTACAGTCGCGCGCTGGTCGGACTAGTCCGGCGGCCACGCGTCCTCTCGCTCGTCGTGGGGCGAACGCTCCCCGTCGTCGTCTGGATTGCGTTTCTCACGTACAACTCCATCATCGTCGTCCAACTCATCGACGGGACGCCGGTACAGGCGGGTCTCCTCACGGCCGTCGGCAGCGTCTCCTTCGCGGCGGCGGCCAGTCAGGCCGGTCGCATCACCGGACTGTTCGCGTCACGGTTCTACCCCTTGCTCGGCGCGAACGCCTGCCTCGCCGTCGGACTGGCCGGCGTCCTGTTCGCTCCCGGTATCGTCGTCGCGAGCGTCGCCATCCTCGTCACCGGCGTCGGCTTCGGCCTCACGCTGTCGCTGTACCGGAGCATCATCACCGGCCTCGCCCCGCAGTCGCTCCGGGCTGGCCTCGTCAGTCTCGCGGAGGCGGGCGGCCGGGTGACGGCGACGCTCACGCCGATAGCGATGGGTGCAGTCATCGCCGTGGCCGCACCCGCGATCGGGTTCACACAGGCCGTCCAAGTCGCGGGGCTCGGAGCGGCCGCCGTCGGCGGTGGCGGCGGGGTTCTCTGTCTCGTGGTGGCGCGCCTCTCCTCGGCCGCGCCGGCGGAGCGTGCTGGTTGACGCGCTGTGGTCCGTCGACAGAACACTGCCGACATAAATCGCCGGCTAGTCCGTGCAGAACACTTTTGAGGCGGTTCGGTATACAGTGGGTAACACGGCCGCGCGTGTGGGGGCTCGCGGGGCGTTTGGAACTATGAGCGTACTCGAAACAGACACGTTTGGACGGAACGAACAGGTCGCGGCACTAGTCGGGGCCGTCGTCGGTGCCGTTCTGGGGGGTGCCTTCATCCACGGTATCGAGGGGTGGAACTCGATGCGGTACTTCGGGTGGCTCGTCGGGTCCCAGAGCATGGTCGTCGCATGGGGGGTGTGGTTCGGGATGACCCTGACGTTCGGGTCGCTGTTCGGCGTCTGGGTGGGGCGGTCGATAGAATCCCTCTCGAACACGGCCATCATGGTGTCGCGGGAGAGCGTCATCACCAAGAAGACGCTGGTGCCGTTGCTCCACAAGTCGCCGCTCACGGTGACTGCGACGGCGTCGGGTGCAATCTACGGGAACGTCATCGGGTTCGGGCTTTTCGCCTACCTCTTCCCGGCGTTCTTGCTGCTAAACAGCAACGTCCCGTTCGTCGAAATCCCGATTTTCCCGCTGGCTGATTTCGCCGTCATCTTCGGTATCGTGATATACAGTACCGTGATGGGGACGGTGTACGGCGTGCTCCACACGTCGCGGTCGTTCATCCCGGAGAACTGGCTGACGGTGTCGGGCGTCGCCCCGTACGGGGAGACGGCAGGCTATATCGGCATCGTCGCCGCCGGTATCGTGAGCGCGGTGTACATCCTCGTCAACGCCAACTGGCTGTTCCGCGGGTTGGCGTGGCTCGTCGGGTCACAGGGAACTTTCACGGGCGTCCTCGTGTGGCTCGTCGGGTGTGTGGCGTTGGGGACAGTGTTCGTCGCCGTCGTCTCCCGAATCATAGACGTCGCCTCGAAGCCCGTCGGGACGACGAAACTCGCACCGGCGGCCAAGAGTGTAGCTGGGACCGCGCTCGGTGTCGCGTACGGCGTCGCCCTCGGCGTCGTCGCCGTCGCCGGGACGGCCGTGTGGGACGCGTTCCCGCAAGTCGGCCTTCCGGGCGTCGTGGCGTTCACGACGTTCGGTGCCCTCACCGGCCTCTACACGGGGTTCACTCGGGAGACAATCGACCTCGACATCGAGGCACCCGACCTGCGCGACCTCCGGGAACCGGACGAGGAGCCAGCCCCGAGTCCGGCGTCCGAGTCGTCCGCGTCCGATGCCCCGTCGCCGACTACGAACCCGCTCGCGGACAAGAGTGGGCTCGCGGCGATGCGAGCGAAGCGGCCGCTCTCGGGGTCGGCCCTCCTGATTCTCTCCGGCGTGATGATAGCCGCCATTCCACTGTACCTGCAGACGATTCCGCTCACCGCCGGCATGGGGAACGCGGCACTCGGCATCGTCTGGGGCGCGATGGTCGCCGCTTGCGGACTGTTCGCGCTCCTGCGACCCGACCTCTCGACGCTCGCCGGCGTGACCGGCATCGCCATCTCGATTATCTCGCTGGTCGGTGCGTTCGGTGGGCTCGTCTTCGGGATGTTGGTCGGCATCGTCGGCGGCAACCTCTGTATCGCGTGGAGCGACCCGCTGGGTGGCGAAGACTCGACACCCGACACCCCGTTCGAGTGGACCGGGAGCGGAGAACGACAGCGGTACTAGAAGAGCGTCGCCCCGTCGCCGATGCTGGTCTGGTAAACTCGCGCGTCGACGCCGGACCGCTCGAAGGCGTCTATCATCGCCGTCCCGACATCCCGGCGGTCCGGTCGCTCGCAGGCCGCGATGACCGTCGGCCCGGCACCGCTTATCGTGACACCAGTCGCGCCCGCACCGAGTGCAGCCTCGCGGACCTCGTCGTACCCGTCGATGAGTTTCGCCCGGGCGGGAGTGACGACGGTGTCGTTCATTCCCTCGCCGACGAGGGACGGGTCGTCACGGTGCATCCCGGTGGTGAGCGTGGCCGCCCAGCCGACCGTCTCGACCAACTGCTCGACGCGGGCGGAGTCGGGGACGACCCGCCGCGCGTCCCGCGTCGAGACGACGATGTCCGGGAGGCAGGCGACCAGCGGAATGTCCGCGTCCACCTTCGAGACGCCGTGGTCGGTGGCGATGGTGAACCCACCCATGATGGACGGGGCGACGTTGTCGTCGTGGGCGTCGCCGGAGACGACGGCCTCACCCTCCGCGGCGATGGGAACCAACTCTTCCCGGGAGAGACCGCGGTCGTAGAGTTCGTTGAGACCGACGGCGGCCGCGGCGGCACTCGCGGCGGAAGAGCCCAGCCCCGAGGCCGGCCGGACCCCCTTATCGATTTGGATTCGCGCGGGGGCGTCGAGTGCCTCCGCGACGGCCCCGACGGTGTTCTTCTCGGGGTCCTCGGGGATGTACTGGCTCCCGACGCCGGTGAGTTCGATGGTGGTCTCGTCGGCCTTCTCGACGCGCACCACGTCCGCCGGGCGTTCGAGCGCGACGCCGAACACGTCGAACCCGCTACCGAGGTTCGCGCTCGTCGCCGGTGCCCGGACGGTCAGCATGCCCGTGCCTTCCCCGACTGGCGGCAAAAAGGTAGCGAACTACGAGTTTCCGTCGCCGGGACCGGGGGAATTTAGCCGCCCGTCACCTACCGTCCCTCATGACCGTCGTTGGATTCCTCAGCGTCGCACCGGTCCAGCAGGGGAGCATGGCCGAAGAGGTGGCGAACGCCGTCGCCGCTTTGGACGACTTCGACGTCGTCTACGAGACGACGCCGATGGGCACGACAATCGAGGCGGCCGACGCCGCCACTCTGTTCGACGCCGCGCGGGCCGCCCACGAGGCGGTCGACGGGGACCGCGTGAGTACATTCCTGAAGGTCGACGACAAGCGGACGCGGGAGGTTTCGGCGAGCGAGAAAGTCGCCGCCGTCGAGCGTGAACTCGGTCACCCGGCCACGAGCGAGCGCGAGGGGTAGCCGGGCCACTCACACGCTGTCGTCCGGGTCGTGGCGGTCCCGCATCCGGTCGGCTTCGGCCGCGTACCGCTCGCGTCGCTCGGCGTCCTCGACCGGCGCGAGGTCGGAGACTGCCGCGTCGAGTGCGGCAGTCACGTCCGGGGCCGACCCCCCGAAGCGGTTGAACGCGCGCTCTTTCCGGAGGTACTGCTCCCCGTCCGGCGTCGCGTAGACGATGACGAGGATTTGAGGCGAGTCCGCGGAGAACGTTCGCTCGACCATCCACACCCGCGTCGTGTCACCGGTCGTCGCTGTGTGGGCCATAGTCGGAGGTACGCGAGTGGGCACCTCAAGGGTCGTGCCGGTTCTCATCCGGCGAGAATCGTCCGGCACCGGCGGCGTCTCGCCGTCGGGATAGGAGGCCCAAGTCTAAAAGGAGGCGAGTCGAAGCGGGGGTATGGAGAGTCTCAACCGGATGGCGACGGACCTCGTCGACGAGGCCATCGACTTCGCCGACGAACTGAACGTCGCGGTCCGACCGCTCGAATCCGAAGCGATAGTGCTTGACTTCGGCGTCGACGGCCCCGGCGGCATCGAGGCCGGATTGCTCCTGACGGAGATACAGACCGCTGGTCTCTCGACTGTCAGCACGACGCTCGAATCAGTCGCCAGCGCGCCGCTGACCCACGTCGAACTGTCGACCGACCACCCCGCGCTGGCCCTGCTCTGTTCACAGAAGGCCGGGTGGGAGGTCACCGCCGGGGAGTTCGAGGGACTCGGCAGCGGCCCGGCCCGCGCGCTGGTCGCCGCCGAGGAGATATACCAGCGCGTCGGCTACCGCGACGAGTTCGACTTCGCCGTCCTCGCCGTCGAGACGGACACTGTCCCGGACGCGAGCGTGGTCGAACAGGTCGCCGAGATGGCGGACGTACCCGAGAGCGGCGTCTTCCTGCCCGCGTTCTCGGCCGCGAGCATCACCGGCAGCGTCCAGACGGCCGCACGGGCCGCGGAACTCGCGGTGTTCCGGCTCTCGGAACTGGGCTACGACCCGCTCGACGTCCT
This genomic window contains:
- a CDS encoding homoserine kinase, coding for MLTVRAPATSANLGSGFDVFGVALERPADVVRVEKADETTIELTGVGSQYIPEDPEKNTVGAVAEALDAPARIQIDKGVRPASGLGSSAASAAAAAVGLNELYDRGLSREELVPIAAEGEAVVSGDAHDDNVAPSIMGGFTIATDHGVSKVDADIPLVACLPDIVVSTRDARRVVPDSARVEQLVETVGWAATLTTGMHRDDPSLVGEGMNDTVVTPARAKLIDGYDEVREAALGAGATGVTISGAGPTVIAACERPDRRDVGTAMIDAFERSGVDARVYQTSIGDGATLF
- a CDS encoding thiamine-binding protein, coding for MTVVGFLSVAPVQQGSMAEEVANAVAALDDFDVVYETTPMGTTIEAADAATLFDAARAAHEAVDGDRVSTFLKVDDKRTREVSASEKVAAVERELGHPATSEREG
- the mch gene encoding methenyltetrahydromethanopterin cyclohydrolase, whose amino-acid sequence is MESLNRMATDLVDEAIDFADELNVAVRPLESEAIVLDFGVDGPGGIEAGLLLTEIQTAGLSTVSTTLESVASAPLTHVELSTDHPALALLCSQKAGWEVTAGEFEGLGSGPARALVAAEEIYQRVGYRDEFDFAVLAVETDTVPDASVVEQVAEMADVPESGVFLPAFSAASITGSVQTAARAAELAVFRLSELGYDPLDVLSATGSAPVAPVGADEQEAIARTNDALAYGGRVHLVVDEPFDRFDEVPSTATDEYGTPFADIFAEADWDFYEVPETLFAPAQVTVDVVGGPTEVYGEVNHDLLAESFGL